In the Clostridium beijerinckii genome, one interval contains:
- a CDS encoding cadherin-like beta sandwich domain-containing protein — protein MSKMVRRIILTFFIIYSVSFLQTSSLNLLMTKVYAEQDNPSLKDIYLSDGGNLDFSEDKYSYVTDVGNDIDQVLIKAKPYDLLDTVKVDGEIVTRDDSYRKVVPLVKGKNKIEIEVLDNRSDATSTYNVYIYKGGKDAVYLKDININDSNIGFDKNTNFYNIELDEGTDIMELQATPDDGNYSMTANGKQLSNDSIKVKFNGIGKYTINLGVKDDDTQRIGNYTLNMYLGIPVTPNVKDTINAVIKPNQWVIVNGRWRYNDTAGKCLKNTWYYDNKYKSYFYFNSRGNMQTGWMEDDDKWYYLEANGEMQTGWLYYKNEWYFLDNNGVMKTGWIKDNDKWYFLKDDGTMATGWITSNGTWYFMERNGSMRTGWIYYGKQWYYLDQSGAMNTGWVNENNQWYFLNADGSMKAGEWVYWKNNWYYLNYAGNMRCGWLYKDDKYYYFNEDGAMRTSPAEIDGYIYNFNNDGSVNFG, from the coding sequence ATGAGTAAAATGGTCAGAAGGATAATTTTAACATTTTTTATCATTTATAGCGTTTCATTTTTACAGACAAGCTCTTTGAATTTGCTTATGACAAAGGTTTATGCAGAACAAGATAATCCTTCTTTAAAAGATATTTATTTAAGTGATGGAGGAAATCTCGATTTTTCAGAAGATAAATACTCATATGTCACAGATGTTGGTAATGATATTGATCAAGTATTAATTAAGGCTAAACCGTATGATTTACTAGATACGGTTAAGGTTGATGGAGAGATAGTAACTAGAGATGATAGTTATAGAAAAGTCGTACCTTTAGTAAAAGGTAAAAATAAGATAGAAATAGAAGTCTTAGATAATAGGAGCGATGCAACATCTACCTATAATGTGTATATTTATAAGGGAGGAAAAGATGCTGTTTATCTAAAGGATATCAATATAAATGATAGTAATATTGGATTTGATAAAAACACCAATTTTTATAATATAGAGTTAGATGAAGGAACAGATATAATGGAACTTCAGGCAACTCCAGATGATGGAAACTATTCAATGACAGCCAATGGAAAGCAATTAAGCAATGATTCTATAAAGGTTAAGTTTAATGGTATAGGAAAATATACTATTAATCTAGGGGTTAAGGATGATGATACTCAAAGAATTGGGAATTATACTTTAAATATGTACTTAGGTATTCCAGTAACACCTAATGTTAAGGATACAATTAATGCAGTAATAAAGCCGAATCAATGGGTGATAGTAAATGGAAGATGGAGGTACAATGATACTGCGGGTAAATGTTTGAAGAATACTTGGTATTATGATAATAAATATAAAAGTTATTTTTATTTCAACAGTAGAGGAAATATGCAAACAGGTTGGATGGAAGATGACGATAAGTGGTACTATCTGGAGGCAAATGGAGAAATGCAAACTGGATGGTTATATTATAAAAATGAATGGTACTTTTTAGATAATAATGGTGTAATGAAAACTGGTTGGATTAAAGATAATGATAAGTGGTATTTCTTGAAAGACGATGGCACGATGGCAACAGGATGGATAACCAGTAATGGAACTTGGTATTTCATGGAGCGTAACGGTAGTATGAGAACAGGGTGGATATATTATGGAAAACAGTGGTATTATCTAGATCAATCGGGCGCCATGAATACTGGATGGGTAAATGAAAATAATCAATGGTATTTTCTAAATGCTGATGGCAGCATGAAAGCTGGAGAATGGGTATATTGGAAAAATAACTGGTATTATTTGAATTACGCGGGTAATATGAGGTGTGGATGGCTTTATAAAGATGACAAGTACTACTATTTTAATGAGGATGGTGCTATGAGGACTAGTCCTGCAGAAATTGATGGATATATATATAATTTTAATAATGATGGTTCCGTGAATTTTGGGTAA
- a CDS encoding N-acetylmuramoyl-L-alanine amidase family protein → MIKRMTKATSLLVAAAAIISIVPAHAADYTKIDSQEGTIYDAVAYKDGKFYVDGEVNDKDEAAYYLAEGKYNNLSDIDSGADTDIYGSKYLNVQDGDYFVDLDNGSVTDESIKENAEDDAASALRKNLKKDNDKRYVSSEAETMQDLSDAEIAGNKFSAPWYKFQYTKDNATNGTNTKLNVYTDAQGNYIDADYNLGSIKVTTTAASGTTNKTATISNTDDTYDAAGETVKDQLSASVDSDNAKVIGQDTNNIYRIAKVTVTVKNGSTIAKINGIDVSVDAKTFDTTVSGSVSFNVIQKISKAQASGDIDGAKYAKSVNTYIISDEDGKSEDFVYDNYTVANGKLVGYTANGTNVKTATGTLSSKNGYYYVDLGDEASEDVKENGSKSAVDTDADGNLWRLDAGYIYEWNNDEDWTKVYKVDGSFDQMSVYNKDNIVAWSKEDDVYSVIGGKGTTTPTDPTPVVNKGWVKTDAGWTFYNTDGTQVKGQWVNDGGVWYYIKADGTMATGWIQDGSTWYYLQSSGAMKTGWLNDNGTWYYLQSSGAMSTGWLNDNGTWYFLNSSGAMLANTTVDGYKLGASGAWIK, encoded by the coding sequence ATGATAAAAAGAATGACTAAAGCAACATCGTTACTAGTAGCTGCAGCTGCTATTATTTCAATAGTACCTGCACATGCAGCTGACTACACAAAAATCGATTCACAAGAAGGTACTATCTATGATGCAGTAGCATACAAAGATGGTAAGTTCTATGTTGACGGAGAAGTTAATGACAAAGACGAAGCAGCTTATTATTTAGCAGAAGGTAAATACAATAATTTATCGGATATTGATAGTGGAGCAGATACTGATATTTATGGATCTAAATATTTAAATGTACAAGATGGTGACTATTTTGTCGACTTAGATAATGGTTCAGTAACTGATGAATCTATAAAAGAAAATGCAGAAGATGATGCTGCATCAGCTTTAAGAAAAAATCTTAAAAAGGATAATGATAAAAGATATGTTTCAAGCGAAGCCGAAACAATGCAAGATTTATCTGATGCAGAAATCGCAGGAAACAAATTTTCAGCTCCTTGGTATAAATTCCAATATACAAAAGACAATGCAACAAATGGTACAAACACTAAATTAAATGTATATACTGATGCTCAAGGAAACTATATTGATGCCGATTATAACTTAGGATCAATCAAAGTAACTACAACTGCTGCATCTGGAACTACTAATAAAACAGCAACTATAAGCAATACAGATGATACATATGATGCTGCTGGTGAAACTGTAAAAGATCAATTATCAGCAAGTGTTGATAGTGATAACGCTAAAGTAATTGGACAAGATACTAATAATATTTATAGAATAGCAAAAGTTACTGTAACAGTTAAGAATGGATCTACAATAGCTAAAATAAATGGAATAGATGTTTCTGTTGATGCAAAGACTTTTGATACAACAGTATCTGGAAGTGTAAGCTTCAATGTCATTCAAAAAATATCAAAAGCACAAGCTTCAGGTGATATCGATGGAGCTAAATATGCAAAATCAGTAAATACTTATATAATTTCTGATGAAGACGGAAAGAGTGAAGATTTTGTTTATGATAACTATACTGTTGCTAATGGAAAATTAGTTGGTTATACTGCTAATGGTACAAATGTAAAAACTGCTACAGGAACATTAAGTTCAAAGAATGGTTATTACTATGTTGATTTAGGCGATGAAGCAAGCGAAGATGTAAAAGAAAATGGTAGTAAGAGTGCTGTTGATACAGATGCAGATGGAAATCTTTGGAGATTAGATGCTGGATATATCTACGAGTGGAATAACGACGAAGATTGGACAAAAGTGTACAAAGTAGACGGTTCTTTTGATCAAATGTCAGTATATAACAAAGATAATATTGTAGCTTGGAGTAAAGAAGATGATGTTTACTCAGTAATCGGTGGAAAAGGTACAACAACACCAACAGATCCTACTCCAGTTGTAAATAAAGGATGGGTTAAGACTGATGCAGGTTGGACATTCTACAATACTGATGGAACTCAAGTAAAAGGACAATGGGTTAACGATGGTGGAGTTTGGTACTACATCAAAGCTGATGGAACTATGGCAACTGGTTGGATTCAAGATGGATCAACTTGGTACTATTTACAATCATCAGGAGCAATGAAAACTGGTTGGTTAAATGATAACGGAACTTGGTACTACTTACAATCATCAGGAGCAATGTCTACTGGTTGGTTAAATGATAATGGAACTTGGTATTTCTTAAATTCATCAGGAGCAATGTTAGCTAACACAACTGTTGATGGATATAAATTAGGAGCATCAGGAGCTTGGATTAAGTAA